The sequence CTACCAGAGCGTGCTGTCCCAGGTCGTGGCCGCCGTCACCGGGCGCGGCGTCTTCTACTACGTGACGCTGGCGGCCATCGTCTGCGTGCTCTGCCTGTCCGCCAACACGAGCTTCGCGGACTTCCCTCGCCTGTGCCGCGCGCTGGCGCTCGACAGCAACCTGCCTCCGGCCTTCGCCCACGTGGGCCAGCGCCTCGTGTATTCCACGGGCATCGTCACCCTGTCCCTGCTGGCCGCCGTGCTGCTGGTGGTGTTCAACGGCGTGACGGACCACCTCATCCCGCTGTTCGCGGTGGGGGCGCTGTCCGCCTTCACCCTGTCCCAGCTCGGCATGGTCATGCACTGGCGGCGCATGGGCGGACGCGGCACGCGGCGGTTCCAGTGGGTGAATGGCGTGGGCGCGGCCTGCACCGCCCTGGCGCTGGCCGTGGTGGCGACGGCCAAGTTTGAAGAGGGCGCCTGGCTGACCGTCGTCTTCATTCCCCTGACCTACGCGCTGCTCCGGACCTCCCGGCGCCACGCCGAGCGCATCCACGCCGCCACCGAGACGCCCCACCCCATCCCCGTGCAGCCGCTCGCCGCGCCCGTGGTGGTGGTGCCCCTCCGTCGCCTGGACCGGGTGGCGCAGAAGGGCCTGCGGCTGGCCCTGTCCATGTCCCCGGATGTGTACGCCGTGCAGGTCCGAGGACAACCGGACGCCCAGGAGCAGTTGGTGCAGCGCTGGGAGTGGCAGGTGGCCGCGCCCCTTCGGAAGGCCGGACGGCCGGTGCCACGACTGGACGTGCTCGTGCCGACCTACCGCCAGGTCGTGGACCCGCTGCTGGGCTACGTCCACAAGCTCGCCGCGGAGCATCCGGGCCGGTTCATCGCGGTGCTGGTGCCAGAGCTCGTCGAGCGCCGCTGGCACCACTTCATCATCCCCAGCCACACCGCCACGCTGTTGAAGATGATGCTCCTGGTTCGCGGAGGGCCCCACATCGTCGTCATCAACACGCCCTGGTACCTGCGCGAGCCGTCGAGCCGGAAGAGACGCCTCAGACGAGGTTCTTCATGCGGACGGCCAGGTTCGGGCCGCTGCTCCCCAGCGGGTGGGCGTCTTGATTCGCCCGCCCGCGAATGAACCGTTGGAAGGAGCGCGAGGACCAGGCCCCCTGAGCAGAGGGACTACAGCAGCTTCTGCCCCAGCACGTCGAACGCTTCCAGGTCGCTCGCGGCGGCGGGGCTGGCCCGGTAGTCCTCCGCCAGGAGGGTCCAGAGCATCACGTCGCGCCACGAGCCGTCAGCGGCCTGGAGGCGCTGCCGCAAGGTGCCTTCGTGGGTGAAGCCCAGCTTGCGGGCCACCGCGACGCTCGGCACGTTGAGCGGGTCGCAGTGAATCTCCACCCGGCGCAGGCCATCCAGCTCGAACGCGACCCGGACGAGCGCCGCCGCCACCTCGGTCGCGAGCCCCTGACCGGTGTGCTGGGCCGCAATCCAATACCCTATCTCCCGGCCCCCCTCGCCCACACGAGGATGCAGCCCGCAGCCGCCCAGGACCTCCGTCCCACCCCGGTCGAACACGGCATAGGTGAAGTCCTGTCCCAGGTCGAAGGTTCCGCGAAAGCGCCGCAGGACGGCGGCCTGCTGCTCCACGCTGATGGGGTAGTGCCGCGCCCAGTCCAACCAGGGGCGCAGGTGGTCGAGGCTGGCGTCGATGGCGCGGAGCGCACGCGCGGCGTCAGCGGGTGACCAGCAGCGGAGCAGGGTTCGTGCGGTCTGGAGGGTGTAGGCGGGCCCGAAGGGAGTCGGAGTCATGACGAACCAGTGGAAGTGGAAGTGACTTTGGCCCCTTCCATCCCACGGAGTCTACGACAGAGACCGAAGCCAGACAGGTCCGGGGCCACGAGCAACGCGACGGCCACGGCCATGGCTTTATTCAATGCCTCGACGCACTCCGTCCCGTCTAACGCACCACGTGCATCTGAGAGGCACTCACCCCGTCGCCTCGCACCCGAACCTCCAGGGCGCCTGACTGTTCCGCGCGGAAATAGAACACCGCTTCCTGCTGCGGTCCCTCCAGGGCCATGGCGCCGCTGCCATTCAGAGGCACCACGGCCTGCGTACACGCCGCGTCCCGGAAGAAGGTCACCCCGCCAACGTTCCCCTGCGCCTCCACCAGCAGCAGGGTCGAAGCCAGGGCGGACAGGTTGCCCATGGCGTCCTGGCTCTGCACCACCAACGCCTCGGAGCACGCACCCGCCGCCACGTCTTGCGGGGGCGTCAGGAAGGCCACCTGCGCCGCCGCGCCCGCCACCACGTCCACGTCGAAGGTGGCGCCCGGCAGGGTCTCCCTGGCATAGCCCGCGCCGCTGATGCGGTTGCGGCTGATGACGTTGGCCCCGCCCAGGTCGGAGATGGCCGCCTGATACGGCACGCCGTTCGCCACCACGTCATGGCTCAACGTGTTCTCCACCACGAGCAACCGTGAGGATTGCGCCAGCGGCCCGCCATCCGCCTCCGCTTGCGACAGGTCGATGCCAATGTCGTTCGCCTCCAGCGTGTTGCCCTGGATGAGGACGTCCTCGCACACCGGACCATTGTAGTAGGCCCCACCTGCGACGAGGATGCCGGCCGCCACATAGCCTGTCCCCGTATAGATGTTGCCGGTGACGCGGTTGCCCAGCACCTGTCCCGTGGCGCCGAAGCTCAACTGGATGCCATTCCTGGCGATGACGGCCGACGGACCGCCGCCCTCCACCACGTTGTCCTCCACGGCCACGTCCACCCGGCCCGAGGCCACGATGCCCCCCTTCTGGTAGCCCACGGCGTGGTTGCGCAGGACCTCCACCTGGACCACGCGGGACGCGTCCTGGGCGTTTCGTACCTCGATGGCCACGCCCTCCTGGCAGCCGCCCTCGCCCGCGCCCTGGTGCAGCGCGCGCACCTCGCTATCGGTGATGGAACCACTCGCCCCGGTGAAGCGGATGCCACTCAAGCCGGCCTCGCCCGCATCACACGGCAGGTCCGACAGGCCGCGCGCCGCCACCGTCACGTCGTGGACGTGGGCCGTGTCTCCCCGGTTGCGGAGCACGGCGCCCTGGAAGTGGCCGCCTTCGGGGTCCACCGCAGTCACCACGTGCCCGGCGCCGTCGAAGGTGACTCCGTCCGGGATGTACAGCGTGCCCTCCGTCGTGCAGTCCGCCGTCAAGGTCACGCGGCCGTTCTCCCACCGGGCGGAGCAGGGAGGAAACGCCCCACAGCGCCGGTCGTCCCAACGAATCCGGAATACGTGCGTCGCGCTCATCCCCGAGACATTCGTGACGGTGAGCCGCACGGAGGGCTCCACGCCCGCCGGGACACAGGACAGCGCGGACCAGGGCACCTCGCTCCGCGTCCCGTCCTGGGTGGCGGTTCCCAGGAGGCCGGTGTTCGCGGACCACTGGAAGGTGAGCGCCTCGCCGCGCGGATCCTCCGCCACCGCCTGGAGCAGGACGGGCTCCGCGCTCACGGCCTCCGGCCGCGACTGGGCCGTGGAGACGATGATGGGCGGCAGCCGCTGCACCACGCACACGGCGACCGAGCCCACGTGCTCACCGCCTCGGCCATCCCGCATCGTGACGTGGAACTGGCACGCGCCACAGGCCCCCGAGGGCGGCGTGGACGGCGTGAAGCGAGGCGACCGCGCGCTCGCGTCATCGAAGGTGCCTTCGCAACTGGCCGTCCATGCGTAGGTGAGCGTGTCTCCGTCTTCGTCCCAGCCTTCCGCTTGCAGTTGGAGGGCGTCTCCATACGGGACCTCGCCAGAAGGAAGGGAGCCCAGCTCCACCATCAACGGCCAGCGATTGAAGGCGGCCACGCTGTCCGCTCCGAAGCCATGGTCCCGGGCCACTCGCACGGGGAAGTCCAGCGTGGCCCCCTGGCCCACCGCGTTCGTCACCTGGAGCGTCAAGGTCACGAAGCCGGACGCCTCTGGCGCCGTCCAGACGGGCGCCACGGCGCTGGCGTCGCTGAAGCTTCCAGCCGAGGCCCGCCAGGCATACGTGAGCGCCCCATCCCCGGACGCGGACTCCGCCACCGCGCGCAGCGCCACCTGCCCTTCGGGCCGGACCTCCGCCAACGAGCCCACCACCGCGTCGATGAAAGGCGCTCCGGGCACGCCGGAACTGGGGGCTCGCGGGACCAGGACGACCAGCGCCGTCCGGTGCGCGCCTATCACCACGTTCTGGACGTCGATGTGCGCCAGGACCTCACCGCCATCGCCGCGGACGGTCGCACTCGCCTCAGCCGCTCGCCCGGAGGCAATCTGCCGTACCAGCCCCTGCCACAGGCCGTCGCCGCCAGAGAGCACCGCGCCCGCTCCTTCTCCTTCCGCGGGCGTGAGCGTGGCACGGACCTCCGTGACGGGCCCGGGCGTCAGCGTGCGCGGCAGCACCACCATCACCCGCGCCGACGCGGAGGGCTCCAGTTGGATGGGCAGCGGGTCCTCCAGGTGACACCCCGCGGTGACGAGCAGCAACAACACGCCCGCGAGGCGCCAGGGGTTCTGCGTGTCCAAGAACGTCATGACGGCATCCTCCGGCGGGAAAGGAATTCGAAACGTTACCGGGAGCTTCCCGGCGGCGCGAGGCCCCTGCCTCCCATGCAACGCGTCAGCCGACCTTCCGGGGAGCCCCCCTGCGGGGCACCCTCCCGTCAACTGCGCGACGTGGACACTGACGGCACCGCGTCAAGCGTTGCCAGGGCCTGTCCCCCATGCTCGAGCGGCCCGGCCGAAGGCTCCGCCCCAGGGCCACGCCCTGGTCCGGCGCGCGGTTCCTGGGGCGTCATCCTACCTTTGCCCCACCCGCGTTCCGTCGCGCGCCAATCACATCCACCCCCTGCTGGACATCTCACCTGGACCCGAGCAGGGGCGACTGTCCACATCCAGCGCCATCACCATCCGTGGAGTCCATATGACGCTGCACGACTTCACACTATCCAGTCCCTCTCACTGAGCACGCGCTCAGAGAGAGGAGCGTTCATGAGTCGAAATCGATGGCGATGTTTCGGAAGCCTTCTGGTTGGAACCCTGTCACTGCCAGTCGTGGGGTGCTCGGGCGAGGAACCCAGTCATGAAGAGGTCCACAGCAGCCCCAGTGAAGACCTCCACACGGCAGCGCTGAGCACGGAGGCCCCCCAAGAGGGCTTCCAGGACCTCACCTGCGGGTACATTCCCTGCCCTGTCTTCCAGAACGGAAACGTTCTGACGCTGGCGGGCAACTGCGCCACCTACTCCACCCTGCTCATTCCGGATGGATACGTCCTGGATGGGGCAGGGCACTTCATCATGGCGCTGGACCCTCCGGGAGACCGCTTCAAGGGCGCCATCGCGCGCAACTGCGGCGGCAGCGCGTTCTACATGAACCTCAGGCTCATGTTGAATGAGCTCTCGGACGTCTGCGACACGGGAGAGGACGCGCTCGTCGGCATCCGGTTCGACAGTGCGACGGGCTCCGTCATCAACACCCAGATTTTCAACATCCGCCAGGGAGACGGAACCGGCGGCTGCCAGGAGGGCACTGGCATCCTGATTCGCAACCAGGACCCGTTGAGCCCGACGCAACACGTCGGTGTCCAGAACAATCTCCTGCTCGGATACCAGAAGGCCGGCGTCGTGGCGGTTGGCAATGTCGTGGTGGACATCACCAACAACCGGCTGGTGGGCGCCGGTCCCATCGGCAACGTCGCCCAGTCCGGAATCCAGATCGGGCTCGGGGCCACCGGACACATCGTCAACAACCTCATCTCCGGGCACTCCTACACCGGAGAGGGCGTCGCCAGCGGAATCCTCGTCTACGGTGGGCCGATGTATGGGGGCCCGTTTTCCACGGACGTCCTCATTCAAGGCAACCAACTCTTCAACAACGACATCGGCGTCTACCTGTCCCAGGGCAACGCGGATCAAAGCCCTCCGGCGGTGCTGACGAACATCCAGGTCGTGGA is a genomic window of Myxococcus virescens containing:
- a CDS encoding right-handed parallel beta-helix repeat-containing protein, whose amino-acid sequence is MSRNRWRCFGSLLVGTLSLPVVGCSGEEPSHEEVHSSPSEDLHTAALSTEAPQEGFQDLTCGYIPCPVFQNGNVLTLAGNCATYSTLLIPDGYVLDGAGHFIMALDPPGDRFKGAIARNCGGSAFYMNLRLMLNELSDVCDTGEDALVGIRFDSATGSVINTQIFNIRQGDGTGGCQEGTGILIRNQDPLSPTQHVGVQNNLLLGYQKAGVVAVGNVVVDITNNRLVGAGPIGNVAQSGIQIGLGATGHIVNNLISGHSYTGEGVASGILVYGGPMYGGPFSTDVLIQGNQLFNNDIGVYLSQGNADQSPPAVLTNIQVVDNTLHFDGVTNGYVYQAGISDLGTGNVIHSNVITGAGYDPATLPGSTFAVDVLAGPAASLAFLNPPRQVPVGLCSGPLIVQTQDVSGNLAVPAMTGFNITSAGPASPGIQFYTDPACAGPAVTTLDLGNPQAQGRFYFRATTPGSVTVFVWNSNWTQGQTQQVFIPLESAQPPAGALRVEPQH
- a CDS encoding GNAT family N-acetyltransferase, with the translated sequence MTPTPFGPAYTLQTARTLLRCWSPADAARALRAIDASLDHLRPWLDWARHYPISVEQQAAVLRRFRGTFDLGQDFTYAVFDRGGTEVLGGCGLHPRVGEGGREIGYWIAAQHTGQGLATEVAAALVRVAFELDGLRRVEIHCDPLNVPSVAVARKLGFTHEGTLRQRLQAADGSWRDVMLWTLLAEDYRASPAAASDLEAFDVLGQKLL
- a CDS encoding APC family permease: MSLWRVLFGRPIPNERAEEERIGPLTGIPVLGLDALASAAYGPEAALTAMLVLGSAGPRYIGLLTGIIVALLLVVQFSYRQTIAAYPDGGGSFSVARANLGVKPALLAASALALDYVLNVAVAISAGVGALVSAVPSLFPHTLLLCLVLLGFIMVVNLRGVRTAGSAFLLPTYLFVGCLGITLLIGIWKVLTSNGSPVPVVAPPRLPESTAMASLWLLMHAFANGCTAMTGIEAVSNGVPIFREPRVRNARRTLLGIVSILVMLLCGVAWMSHAYDIGATAPGQAGYQSVLSQVVAAVTGRGVFYYVTLAAIVCVLCLSANTSFADFPRLCRALALDSNLPPAFAHVGQRLVYSTGIVTLSLLAAVLLVVFNGVTDHLIPLFAVGALSAFTLSQLGMVMHWRRMGGRGTRRFQWVNGVGAACTALALAVVATAKFEEGAWLTVVFIPLTYALLRTSRRHAERIHAATETPHPIPVQPLAAPVVVVPLRRLDRVAQKGLRLALSMSPDVYAVQVRGQPDAQEQLVQRWEWQVAAPLRKAGRPVPRLDVLVPTYRQVVDPLLGYVHKLAAEHPGRFIAVLVPELVERRWHHFIIPSHTATLLKMMLLVRGGPHIVVINTPWYLREPSSRKRRLRRGSSCGRPGSGRCSPAGGRLDSPARE
- a CDS encoding right-handed parallel beta-helix repeat-containing protein, whose amino-acid sequence is MTFLDTQNPWRLAGVLLLLVTAGCHLEDPLPIQLEPSASARVMVVLPRTLTPGPVTEVRATLTPAEGEGAGAVLSGGDGLWQGLVRQIASGRAAEASATVRGDGGEVLAHIDVQNVVIGAHRTALVVLVPRAPSSGVPGAPFIDAVVGSLAEVRPEGQVALRAVAESASGDGALTYAWRASAGSFSDASAVAPVWTAPEASGFVTLTLQVTNAVGQGATLDFPVRVARDHGFGADSVAAFNRWPLMVELGSLPSGEVPYGDALQLQAEGWDEDGDTLTYAWTASCEGTFDDASARSPRFTPSTPPSGACGACQFHVTMRDGRGGEHVGSVAVCVVQRLPPIIVSTAQSRPEAVSAEPVLLQAVAEDPRGEALTFQWSANTGLLGTATQDGTRSEVPWSALSCVPAGVEPSVRLTVTNVSGMSATHVFRIRWDDRRCGAFPPCSARWENGRVTLTADCTTEGTLYIPDGVTFDGAGHVVTAVDPEGGHFQGAVLRNRGDTAHVHDVTVAARGLSDLPCDAGEAGLSGIRFTGASGSITDSEVRALHQGAGEGGCQEGVAIEVRNAQDASRVVQVEVLRNHAVGYQKGGIVASGRVDVAVEDNVVEGGGPSAVIARNGIQLSFGATGQVLGNRVTGNIYTGTGYVAAGILVAGGAYYNGPVCEDVLIQGNTLEANDIGIDLSQAEADGGPLAQSSRLLVVENTLSHDVVANGVPYQAAISDLGGANVISRNRISGAGYARETLPGATFDVDVVAGAAAQVAFLTPPQDVAAGACSEALVVQSQDAMGNLSALASTLLLVEAQGNVGGVTFFRDAACTQAVVPLNGSGAMALEGPQQEAVFYFRAEQSGALEVRVRGDGVSASQMHVVR